A single region of the Polyodon spathula isolate WHYD16114869_AA chromosome 5, ASM1765450v1, whole genome shotgun sequence genome encodes:
- the LOC121315881 gene encoding T-cell activation Rho GTPase-activating protein-like isoform X1 translates to MYIFLKGSTTFYRKIKAAKRKESPNVPSTKLLMKVLSSSIASKTLPGGNMDPFIESVLEGDAKTYHLSTPCDSEDGTCHLIEGNKKSKKVLSWHFLMKRSSTQSDSSTRSDPEMKTQLFGQPLSMLCDEDEKLPKPIMDILTLLLKKGTSTEGIFRKAANAKMCKEIKEQLNAGTAVDMDTRPIVLLAAVFKDFLRHIPDSLLLTELYLPWVASMEIDNINERYHDLKLVVEKLPRPNILLLQHFLCILHHISKNSVINKMDAKNLAVCIAPNMLLPDSTLSLEVQKEMTEKITTLTEFLIENCCEIFGDNIASLLGEPYEEELTDSSDTLSSHQNDSAYDSTDPDVDGDSQSLSTKQQKDTGCSLELTENEQMSSTCENKSTSDISETFKKRINRRCSEPNILAHNPSVGIKCQKLTRSQGDFSEDLSFEDQQLKTQNSDNCFVTQCFRDNKPASLKLSNILQKELPTAPSSKASSTCSLESTFSNVSDNSVFTSSPLASPSSPKRSFFARHQSFSARATDDNEKHEKELKKHSLSFSIRNDKKPLFKTKSWGPTSFNRNSLKKDSQKESQFSCDTLQEDSQNEAAEPQPRARTTSISTEEVFQQVDSKKPGQPPSYEQAIWSRTSLAPPEYRFMTVQDARNKLSTDRKTRPYSVTENLLNPITNSTFGYKERDNINDSNIVSEKSTVFRHRAMSESISRTRHDWVQRRCSQPLFEDISYAKESYV, encoded by the exons ATGTACATTTTTCTGAAAGGTTCAACTACTTTTTACAGGAAAATTAAAGCAGCAAAACGTAAAGAATCTCCCAACGTACCATCAACAAAATTACTCATGAAGGTGTTAAGTAGCAGCATTGCA tCTAAAACACTACCAGGAGGTAATATGGATCCCTTCATCGAGTCTGTTTTGgaa GGTGATGCCAAAACATACCACTTGTCAACACCATGTGACAGTGAAGATGGAACATGTCATCTGATTG AAGGCAACAAGAAGAGTAAGAAAGTGTTGTCTTGGCATTTTCTAATGAAGAGGAGTTCCACACAGTCTGACTCCTCCACTCGTTCAGACCCAGAAATGAAGACCCAGTTATTCGGACAGCCTTTATCCATGCTCTGTGATGAAGACGAGAAACTTCCCAAGCCCATCATG GATATTCTTACACTGTTGTTGAAGAAAGGCACTTCCACTGAAGGGATTTTCAGAAAAGCAGCAAATGCAAAGATGTGCAAGGAGATAAAGGAACAGCTAAATGCTGGAACAGCGGTTGACATGGACACAAGACCCATTGTTCTTCTAGCTGCTGTCTTCAAG GATTTCCTGAGGCACATTCCAGACAGCTTGTTGTTGACTGAACTTTATCTTCCCTGGGTGGCATCAATGGAGATTGACAATATTAATGAGAGATACCACGACCTAAAACT aGTGGTGGAGAAGCTCCCAAGGCCTAACATTCTCCTACTGCAACACTTCCTTTGTATTCTTCACCACATCAGCAAGAATTCAGTGATTAACAAGATGGATGCCAAAAATCTTGCTGTTTGCATTGCACCAAACATGCTTTTGCCTGACAGCACATTATCTCTTGAAGTGCAAAAAGAGATGACTGAAAAG attacAACTTTGACAGAGTTTCTAATTGAAAACTGTTGTGAAATATTTGGAGATAACATCGCATCTTTGCTTGGTGAGCCATATGAAGAGGAACTGACTGATAGCTCAG ATACATTATCATCCCACCAAAATGACTCTGCATACGACAGCACAGACCCAGATGTTGATGGAGACTCTCAGAGCCTAAGCACAAAGCAACAAAAAGACACTGGCTGCAGTCTGGAACTAACTGAAAATGAACAAATGTCTTCAACTTGTGAAAATAAGTCTACTTCTGATATTTCTGAAACATTCAAAAAAAGGATAAATAGGAGGTGCTCAGAGCCTAACATTTTGGCTCATAACCCTTCAGTTGGTATAAAATGTCAAAAGCTGACTCGGAGCCAAGGTGACTTCTCAGAGGACCTAAGCTTTGAAGACCAGcaacttaaaacacaaaactcgGACAATTGTTTTGTGACACAGTGTTTCAGGGACAACAAGCCTGCAAGTCTGAAGCTGAGCAACATTTTGCAGAAGGAACTGCCAACAGCTCCTTCCTCTAAAGCTTCTTCAACTTGCTCCCTGGAAAGCACATTTTCCAATGTTTCTGACAACTCTGTCTTTACCAGCTCTCCTCTGGCATCCCCATCTAGCCCCAAAAGGTCTTTCTTTGCTAGGCACCAGTCTTTCTCTGCCAGAGCTACTGATGACAACGAGAAACATGAGAAAGAACTGAAGAAACACTCTCTGTCCTTTTCTATAAGGAATGACAAGAAGCccttattcaaaacaaaaagctgGGGACCAACCAGCTTCAACAGGAACAGCCTAAAGAAAGACTCTCAGAAAGAAAGCCAGTTCTCATGTGACACACTTCAGGAAGACTCTCAAAATGAAGCAGCAGAACCACAGCCCAGAGCTCGTACAACATCAATTTCAACTGAGGAGGTCTTTCAGCAAGTAGACAGCAAAAAACCGGGCCAGCCCCCATCTTATGAACAGGCTATCTGGAGCCGAACTTCTCTTGCTCCCCCTGAATATAGGTTCATGACAGTGCAAGATGCTAGAAACAAATTGTCAACAGATAGAAAGACCAGACCATATTCAGTAACAGAGAACCTCTTGAATCCCATAACTAATAGTACATTTGGTTACAAGGAGAGAGACAATATTAATGACAGCAATATAGTATCTGAAAAATCAACAGTATTCCGTCACAGAGCCATGTCTGAATCCATATCAAGAACTAGGCATGACTGGGTGCAGCGTAGGTGTAGCCAACCCCTTTTTGAGGATATTTCATATGCTAAGGAATCATATGTGTAA
- the LOC121315881 gene encoding T-cell activation Rho GTPase-activating protein-like isoform X2, protein MKVLSSSIASKTLPGGNMDPFIESVLEGDAKTYHLSTPCDSEDGTCHLIEGNKKSKKVLSWHFLMKRSSTQSDSSTRSDPEMKTQLFGQPLSMLCDEDEKLPKPIMDILTLLLKKGTSTEGIFRKAANAKMCKEIKEQLNAGTAVDMDTRPIVLLAAVFKDFLRHIPDSLLLTELYLPWVASMEIDNINERYHDLKLVVEKLPRPNILLLQHFLCILHHISKNSVINKMDAKNLAVCIAPNMLLPDSTLSLEVQKEMTEKITTLTEFLIENCCEIFGDNIASLLGEPYEEELTDSSDTLSSHQNDSAYDSTDPDVDGDSQSLSTKQQKDTGCSLELTENEQMSSTCENKSTSDISETFKKRINRRCSEPNILAHNPSVGIKCQKLTRSQGDFSEDLSFEDQQLKTQNSDNCFVTQCFRDNKPASLKLSNILQKELPTAPSSKASSTCSLESTFSNVSDNSVFTSSPLASPSSPKRSFFARHQSFSARATDDNEKHEKELKKHSLSFSIRNDKKPLFKTKSWGPTSFNRNSLKKDSQKESQFSCDTLQEDSQNEAAEPQPRARTTSISTEEVFQQVDSKKPGQPPSYEQAIWSRTSLAPPEYRFMTVQDARNKLSTDRKTRPYSVTENLLNPITNSTFGYKERDNINDSNIVSEKSTVFRHRAMSESISRTRHDWVQRRCSQPLFEDISYAKESYV, encoded by the exons ATGAAGGTGTTAAGTAGCAGCATTGCA tCTAAAACACTACCAGGAGGTAATATGGATCCCTTCATCGAGTCTGTTTTGgaa GGTGATGCCAAAACATACCACTTGTCAACACCATGTGACAGTGAAGATGGAACATGTCATCTGATTG AAGGCAACAAGAAGAGTAAGAAAGTGTTGTCTTGGCATTTTCTAATGAAGAGGAGTTCCACACAGTCTGACTCCTCCACTCGTTCAGACCCAGAAATGAAGACCCAGTTATTCGGACAGCCTTTATCCATGCTCTGTGATGAAGACGAGAAACTTCCCAAGCCCATCATG GATATTCTTACACTGTTGTTGAAGAAAGGCACTTCCACTGAAGGGATTTTCAGAAAAGCAGCAAATGCAAAGATGTGCAAGGAGATAAAGGAACAGCTAAATGCTGGAACAGCGGTTGACATGGACACAAGACCCATTGTTCTTCTAGCTGCTGTCTTCAAG GATTTCCTGAGGCACATTCCAGACAGCTTGTTGTTGACTGAACTTTATCTTCCCTGGGTGGCATCAATGGAGATTGACAATATTAATGAGAGATACCACGACCTAAAACT aGTGGTGGAGAAGCTCCCAAGGCCTAACATTCTCCTACTGCAACACTTCCTTTGTATTCTTCACCACATCAGCAAGAATTCAGTGATTAACAAGATGGATGCCAAAAATCTTGCTGTTTGCATTGCACCAAACATGCTTTTGCCTGACAGCACATTATCTCTTGAAGTGCAAAAAGAGATGACTGAAAAG attacAACTTTGACAGAGTTTCTAATTGAAAACTGTTGTGAAATATTTGGAGATAACATCGCATCTTTGCTTGGTGAGCCATATGAAGAGGAACTGACTGATAGCTCAG ATACATTATCATCCCACCAAAATGACTCTGCATACGACAGCACAGACCCAGATGTTGATGGAGACTCTCAGAGCCTAAGCACAAAGCAACAAAAAGACACTGGCTGCAGTCTGGAACTAACTGAAAATGAACAAATGTCTTCAACTTGTGAAAATAAGTCTACTTCTGATATTTCTGAAACATTCAAAAAAAGGATAAATAGGAGGTGCTCAGAGCCTAACATTTTGGCTCATAACCCTTCAGTTGGTATAAAATGTCAAAAGCTGACTCGGAGCCAAGGTGACTTCTCAGAGGACCTAAGCTTTGAAGACCAGcaacttaaaacacaaaactcgGACAATTGTTTTGTGACACAGTGTTTCAGGGACAACAAGCCTGCAAGTCTGAAGCTGAGCAACATTTTGCAGAAGGAACTGCCAACAGCTCCTTCCTCTAAAGCTTCTTCAACTTGCTCCCTGGAAAGCACATTTTCCAATGTTTCTGACAACTCTGTCTTTACCAGCTCTCCTCTGGCATCCCCATCTAGCCCCAAAAGGTCTTTCTTTGCTAGGCACCAGTCTTTCTCTGCCAGAGCTACTGATGACAACGAGAAACATGAGAAAGAACTGAAGAAACACTCTCTGTCCTTTTCTATAAGGAATGACAAGAAGCccttattcaaaacaaaaagctgGGGACCAACCAGCTTCAACAGGAACAGCCTAAAGAAAGACTCTCAGAAAGAAAGCCAGTTCTCATGTGACACACTTCAGGAAGACTCTCAAAATGAAGCAGCAGAACCACAGCCCAGAGCTCGTACAACATCAATTTCAACTGAGGAGGTCTTTCAGCAAGTAGACAGCAAAAAACCGGGCCAGCCCCCATCTTATGAACAGGCTATCTGGAGCCGAACTTCTCTTGCTCCCCCTGAATATAGGTTCATGACAGTGCAAGATGCTAGAAACAAATTGTCAACAGATAGAAAGACCAGACCATATTCAGTAACAGAGAACCTCTTGAATCCCATAACTAATAGTACATTTGGTTACAAGGAGAGAGACAATATTAATGACAGCAATATAGTATCTGAAAAATCAACAGTATTCCGTCACAGAGCCATGTCTGAATCCATATCAAGAACTAGGCATGACTGGGTGCAGCGTAGGTGTAGCCAACCCCTTTTTGAGGATATTTCATATGCTAAGGAATCATATGTGTAA